In one Mycobacteroides chelonae genomic region, the following are encoded:
- a CDS encoding DUF1802 family protein — MTTALKEWSAAVHALLDGRQQILLRKGGIHEKRFTLADSRFLLFPTIVHGHAERVRPEHHDVLERAAADSTETDVVVRAGAEVVAAIEVTRAEALEEIASLHIWTAESIREDRVDFRPKHRLTVLVVRAYPLVTPVRIPRDDGHVGCTSWVQLEVNPRWGTPVHTEGTLAEVAQRVRESVGA, encoded by the coding sequence GTGACCACCGCGCTGAAGGAATGGAGTGCGGCGGTGCATGCGCTGCTCGACGGCCGACAGCAGATTCTGCTGCGCAAGGGCGGAATTCACGAGAAGCGTTTCACGCTCGCCGATTCCCGGTTCCTGCTCTTCCCGACGATCGTGCACGGCCACGCCGAACGGGTGCGACCGGAACACCATGACGTACTCGAGCGTGCCGCCGCCGATAGCACCGAAACCGACGTAGTGGTGCGAGCCGGGGCCGAGGTTGTCGCCGCAATCGAGGTCACTCGGGCCGAGGCGCTCGAAGAGATTGCGTCGCTGCATATCTGGACAGCCGAATCCATTCGTGAGGACCGCGTGGATTTCCGGCCCAAACACCGGCTGACAGTCTTGGTGGTGCGTGCGTACCCGTTGGTCACGCCTGTGAGAATTCCCCGTGACGACGGGCATGTCGGCTGCACCAGCTGGGTGCAGCTCGAGGTCAACCCGCGGTGGGGCACACCGGTGCACACGGAAGGAACACTTGCCGAGGTCGCTCAGCGGGTCCGCGAGTCTGTAGGTGCGTGA
- a CDS encoding diflavin oxidoreductase — translation MTAQPDFSLIVGYGTDMGNAEDAAMSFSEALEEATGIKSEAIELNQIDVADLQSASHFVAVVSTFGDGEFTDNALLFWEAISAEAAGRLEHLSYAVLALGDSSYEFFCNAGLLLDQRLEALGAVKLTDRVDVDGPYLQPSKEWTTDLVKRLSAGQSDASTPAAVTETPTQPKRDRNEPVEARLLVNRLLTTTESDKEVRHYEVDLTGSGISYEAGDSIAVHASNDPALVAAILAELGVDADHRVTGHDEPLGELLSDHLEIRTPSRTLRGLVATRTDDTDAVVALGGDVVPAPGSWLYGKDVLDLIRLGELTVDELVDNLRPLQFRDYSIASSPLIHPDSVHLTVATIRYTDAERTYGGVASTFLADRGQTMRVHLRPNHTFRLPAADVPIIMVGPGTGIAPFRGFLQERQATGASGRSWLFFGDRRRATSFLYGEELQGFVDSGALTRLDLAFSRDGAEGEPKRYVQHCMSENAAELFAWLQDGAYLYVCGDADHMAKDVDATLHEIVARCGGMDAAGAHAYVNDLIKNHRYVRDVY, via the coding sequence GTGACCGCCCAGCCGGATTTTTCGTTGATCGTCGGCTATGGCACCGATATGGGCAACGCCGAGGACGCTGCGATGTCGTTCTCCGAGGCGCTGGAAGAGGCCACCGGAATCAAATCCGAGGCGATCGAGCTCAACCAGATTGATGTCGCGGACTTGCAGTCGGCATCGCATTTCGTCGCGGTGGTGTCGACATTCGGCGATGGCGAGTTCACCGACAACGCACTGCTGTTCTGGGAGGCGATCAGCGCCGAGGCGGCAGGCCGGCTGGAGCACCTGAGTTACGCGGTGCTGGCGCTGGGTGACAGCAGTTACGAGTTCTTCTGCAACGCGGGTCTGCTGCTCGATCAACGTTTGGAGGCGCTCGGCGCGGTGAAGCTCACCGACCGCGTCGATGTGGATGGGCCGTATCTGCAGCCCTCGAAGGAATGGACCACCGACCTCGTCAAGCGCCTGTCCGCGGGCCAGAGCGATGCCTCCACGCCGGCAGCCGTGACCGAGACCCCCACACAGCCCAAACGCGACCGCAACGAACCTGTCGAGGCCCGATTGCTCGTCAACCGGCTGCTCACCACCACCGAATCCGACAAAGAAGTGCGCCACTATGAAGTGGACCTCACCGGCTCCGGAATCTCCTATGAGGCAGGTGATTCGATTGCCGTGCACGCGAGCAACGACCCTGCCCTTGTCGCGGCGATACTTGCCGAACTCGGCGTAGACGCCGATCATCGGGTGACCGGTCACGACGAGCCCCTTGGTGAGCTGCTCTCAGATCACCTGGAGATCCGTACTCCCTCACGCACCCTTCGCGGTCTGGTGGCTACCCGAACAGATGACACTGACGCTGTCGTGGCCCTGGGCGGCGATGTCGTGCCCGCGCCGGGTTCCTGGTTGTACGGGAAAGATGTCCTCGACCTGATCAGGTTGGGGGAGTTGACCGTTGACGAGCTAGTGGACAACTTACGGCCGCTTCAGTTCCGCGACTACTCCATCGCCTCGAGTCCTCTCATCCATCCCGACAGCGTGCACTTGACCGTGGCGACCATCCGGTACACCGATGCCGAACGCACCTATGGCGGAGTGGCATCGACCTTCCTGGCAGATCGTGGACAGACGATGCGGGTGCATCTGCGCCCCAACCACACGTTCCGGCTACCGGCGGCCGACGTACCCATCATCATGGTCGGTCCGGGCACCGGTATTGCTCCGTTCCGCGGTTTCCTGCAGGAGCGGCAGGCCACGGGCGCCTCGGGGCGTTCATGGCTGTTCTTCGGAGACCGGCGCCGCGCCACTAGTTTCCTCTATGGGGAGGAACTACAGGGCTTCGTGGATTCGGGCGCGCTGACCCGCCTCGATCTCGCGTTCTCCCGTGACGGTGCTGAGGGGGAACCGAAACGGTATGTCCAGCACTGCATGTCGGAGAACGCGGCGGAGTTGTTCGCCTGGTTGCAGGATGGTGCGTACCTGTATGTGTGTGGCGACGCCGACCATATGGCCAAGGACGTAGACGCCACCTTGCATGAGATCGTTGCTCGCTGCGGGGGGATGGACGCCGCTGGTGCCCATGCGTACGTCAACGATCTCATCAAGAACCATCGGTACGTGCGCGACGTTTACTGA
- a CDS encoding RNA-binding S4 domain-containing protein: MESSRVDRWLWAVRLTKTRPDAAAACRGGHVRINDRPAKPSTTVSPGDEVRARVGDTTRVVKVVRVIQKRVGAVDAVTCYLDRTPAQPAVPPVLVAARDRGAGRPTKRDRRVLDKWLAGRE; encoded by the coding sequence ATGGAATCCTCCCGCGTCGATCGGTGGCTGTGGGCGGTCCGGTTGACAAAAACCAGGCCGGACGCCGCCGCGGCATGCCGAGGCGGACATGTGCGAATCAACGATCGACCGGCGAAGCCGTCGACGACCGTGTCCCCCGGCGACGAGGTTCGCGCTCGGGTCGGTGACACCACGCGAGTCGTGAAGGTGGTGCGGGTAATCCAGAAACGGGTTGGCGCCGTCGATGCGGTGACCTGTTATCTCGACCGAACACCTGCACAGCCCGCTGTCCCACCGGTACTGGTCGCCGCGCGTGATCGTGGTGCCGGGCGGCCGACCAAACGGGACCGGCGAGTGCTCGACAAGTGGCTTGCGGGTCGGGAATGA
- a CDS encoding aminoglycoside 6-adenylyltransferase encodes MNYGEVLEKLVAWAAETDAVRAVIVTGSAANGDDHVLSDRDIELYAPDPDDLADDDSWWSDLGEVLVVERLEDEDTGYPTRLIYYAGGKLDFTLVPAEDLVTARHDRPFLVLLDKDDLAPDPESVGAPEGALPDEEEFEECLHWGYAAALMCAKSIVREELWSAKLRDQDLKEELLRVIEWDHTVRHGTAHDTRYLGSRMSSWMDSDIREELNGCWGHFDAVDTLNALRRTVDLFARLSVRTATALGFPPFDHERLQREIERILSLRV; translated from the coding sequence GTGAATTACGGTGAGGTGCTTGAGAAGTTGGTCGCGTGGGCCGCTGAGACAGACGCCGTCCGGGCGGTCATTGTCACCGGATCCGCGGCCAACGGGGATGATCACGTCCTATCGGATCGGGATATCGAGCTGTACGCGCCCGATCCCGATGACCTAGCGGACGACGATTCCTGGTGGTCGGACTTGGGTGAGGTCCTCGTGGTCGAGCGCCTAGAAGACGAAGACACCGGGTACCCCACCCGGCTGATCTATTACGCGGGCGGCAAGCTCGACTTCACCCTGGTGCCTGCCGAAGATCTGGTCACCGCGCGGCACGACAGACCCTTTCTGGTCCTTCTCGACAAAGACGATCTCGCGCCGGACCCGGAGTCGGTGGGCGCGCCCGAGGGTGCGCTACCGGACGAGGAGGAGTTCGAGGAGTGTCTGCACTGGGGTTACGCCGCGGCGTTGATGTGTGCGAAATCGATAGTGCGCGAGGAACTCTGGTCGGCCAAGCTACGTGACCAGGACCTCAAGGAGGAACTGCTGCGGGTCATCGAGTGGGATCACACCGTGAGACATGGCACCGCTCATGACACCAGATATCTGGGCTCGCGGATGAGCAGCTGGATGGACTCGGACATCCGCGAGGAGCTCAACGGGTGCTGGGGCCATTTCGATGCTGTCGACACCCTCAACGCCTTGCGACGGACCGTTGACCTGTTCGCACGCCTGTCCGTGCGCACGGCCACCGCCCTCGGCTTCCCACCGTTCGATCACGAACGGCTGCAGCGCGAGATCGAGCGGATCCTGTCACTGCGCGTCTAG
- a CDS encoding TetR/AcrR family transcriptional regulator encodes MSSPAGRSYSGLPADERLARRRQQLLEAGLDILGAPEGPGDLTLRAVCQRSGLAQRYFYESFADKDEFAVAIFDWAVEGLASTVEAEVAAAPPRLQVRAGITSVVRVINADRRIGQLLYSPSQVNPVLVRKRFEATAMFVSLFAQHLRDWFRRDDQGNLPVLAHFIIGGVGQAVAAWLHQDVAVGEDELIEQLVEMLLAHGPERSAQL; translated from the coding sequence GTGTCATCCCCCGCCGGTCGCTCCTACAGCGGCCTACCTGCCGACGAACGCCTGGCCCGGCGTCGGCAGCAGCTGCTGGAAGCGGGGCTGGACATCCTCGGCGCCCCGGAAGGACCCGGCGACCTCACCCTGCGCGCGGTCTGTCAGCGGTCCGGCCTGGCGCAACGCTATTTCTACGAAAGCTTTGCCGACAAGGACGAATTCGCCGTCGCGATCTTCGATTGGGCAGTTGAGGGGCTTGCCTCGACGGTCGAGGCCGAGGTGGCCGCGGCACCACCGCGCCTGCAGGTCAGAGCAGGTATCACCAGCGTGGTGCGCGTCATCAACGCCGACCGGCGCATCGGACAGCTGCTGTACAGCCCCAGCCAGGTCAACCCGGTACTGGTCCGCAAGAGGTTCGAAGCCACCGCGATGTTCGTCTCGCTGTTCGCCCAGCACCTACGCGACTGGTTCCGTCGCGACGATCAGGGCAACCTGCCCGTGCTGGCCCATTTCATCATCGGGGGCGTGGGCCAGGCCGTCGCGGCGTGGCTGCATCAGGACGTCGCGGTCGGTGAGGACGAGCTGATCGAGCAGCTCGTCGAGATGCTGCTCGCCCACGGTCCCGAACGCTCCGCGCAACTCTGA